From Aestuariirhabdus haliotis, one genomic window encodes:
- a CDS encoding Zn-dependent hydrolase, producing the protein MNNNTNTAVTRNIRVQGDRLWQSLMEMAQIGGTDKGGCNRQTFTDVDKQGRDLFIRWCLDAGCTMSIDTVGNIFARRPGIDNSLPPVLTGSHLDTQPTGGKFDGVYGVLAGLEVIRSLNDANLTTLAPLEIAVWTNEEGSRFSPAMLGSGVWCGEFDLDYAYSRQDKEGLSFFDELQRIGYLGSEPATHRPLKAAFEVHIEQGPILEDEGLQIGVLTGVQGMHWYDLTLFGQPCHAGPTPMEMRKDPFMALPDILTRLYRLADQYAPWGRVTFGDISANPGSRNTVPESITLAVDLRHPDQSVLDAMDQTFRSIVESATAEKQLDYKIDDEWRSPAVAFNTECIEAVRGAVCALGYSNKEMVSGAGHDSVYISRVAPTSMIFIPCEGGLSHNEAENASTEDLEAGANVLLHAMLKMANQA; encoded by the coding sequence ATGAACAATAATACAAACACCGCGGTAACCCGTAACATTCGGGTTCAAGGCGATCGCTTATGGCAATCCCTGATGGAGATGGCACAAATCGGCGGCACCGATAAAGGCGGCTGCAACCGCCAGACTTTTACCGATGTCGATAAACAGGGGCGAGATCTTTTTATTCGCTGGTGCCTGGACGCCGGTTGCACCATGAGTATCGATACTGTTGGGAATATTTTTGCCCGGCGACCCGGCATCGACAATAGCCTGCCCCCGGTTTTGACCGGTTCACACCTGGATACCCAGCCCACCGGCGGCAAGTTCGATGGCGTCTATGGCGTACTCGCCGGGCTGGAAGTGATTCGCAGCCTTAACGACGCCAACCTGACAACCCTGGCCCCACTGGAGATCGCGGTATGGACCAATGAGGAAGGCTCACGTTTTTCCCCGGCCATGCTGGGTTCCGGCGTCTGGTGCGGTGAATTTGATCTGGACTACGCCTATTCACGTCAGGATAAAGAGGGCTTGAGCTTTTTCGATGAACTGCAACGCATCGGCTATCTGGGCAGCGAACCCGCAACCCATCGTCCGCTGAAGGCCGCTTTTGAGGTGCATATTGAACAAGGCCCCATATTGGAAGATGAAGGTTTACAGATCGGCGTCCTGACCGGCGTACAGGGCATGCACTGGTACGACCTGACGCTGTTCGGACAGCCTTGCCACGCGGGTCCAACCCCGATGGAAATGCGCAAAGATCCCTTTATGGCGTTACCCGATATACTCACCCGGCTCTACCGGTTAGCCGACCAATATGCCCCCTGGGGACGAGTTACCTTCGGTGATATTTCCGCCAACCCCGGGAGCCGCAATACGGTGCCTGAGTCGATCACCCTGGCGGTAGATCTGCGTCATCCCGACCAAAGCGTGCTAGACGCTATGGATCAGACGTTCAGATCAATTGTTGAATCGGCCACGGCAGAAAAACAACTCGACTATAAGATTGACGACGAATGGCGCTCTCCGGCGGTCGCGTTTAACACTGAATGCATCGAAGCGGTCAGGGGTGCGGTCTGCGCACTGGGCTATAGCAACAAGGAGATGGTATCCGGCGCCGGGCATGACTCGGTATATATTTCCCGAGTCGCGCCCACCAGTATGATCTTTATTCCCTGCGAAGGCGGCCTGTCCCATAACGAAGCGGAAAACGCCTCTACGGAAGACCTGGAAGCCGGCGCCAATGTGCTGCTGCATGCGATGCTCAAGATGGCCAACCAAGCCTGA
- a CDS encoding MarC family protein, which translates to MSFEALVTFAAAMFTILNPIGASAVFAGMVIGRSETERRSIIVNCTLAIAIILLVTLWGGELVLGFFGVSVPSLEVAGSLIIGMIAISMLNSQQSEIHSVDAGSSAPVSKPSIAFVPLAMPMIAGPGAIATIIVNTQRYHNLESNIQMSLVCIGMAIVVGGCLSSVSAITRLLGESGMEIITKFMGMILLAIAVGMGTGGLKQLMPGLGG; encoded by the coding sequence ATGAGTTTTGAAGCCCTTGTTACCTTTGCTGCTGCCATGTTCACCATTTTGAACCCTATCGGGGCCAGTGCGGTGTTTGCCGGCATGGTTATCGGTCGCTCGGAAACGGAGCGGCGTTCAATCATTGTCAACTGTACCTTGGCGATTGCGATCATTTTGCTGGTGACGCTTTGGGGCGGAGAGCTGGTGCTGGGCTTCTTTGGTGTGTCGGTTCCCAGTCTGGAAGTGGCCGGATCGTTGATTATTGGCATGATTGCCATCTCTATGTTGAACAGTCAGCAAAGTGAAATTCACTCGGTTGACGCTGGTTCCAGCGCGCCCGTCTCCAAACCTTCAATTGCTTTTGTGCCTCTGGCGATGCCAATGATCGCGGGCCCTGGTGCAATCGCCACCATCATTGTTAATACCCAGCGCTACCATAATCTTGAAAGTAATATTCAGATGTCACTGGTCTGTATCGGTATGGCCATTGTCGTGGGTGGATGTTTGTCCTCGGTTTCGGCGATTACCCGGCTGCTGGGGGAATCGGGCATGGAGATCATCACCAAATTTATGGGTATGATTCTGCTCGCGATAGCGGTGGGAATGGGAACAGGTGGTCTCAAGCAGCTGATGCCTGGCTTGGGAGGCTAA
- a CDS encoding GNAT family N-acetyltransferase, whose protein sequence is MVRWQWSSYSSLSRDEIYQILKLRQQVFVVEQNCVYLDADGLDDQAWHLMAWRDSDRGAELVAYLRVLFPGVNYAEPSLGRVVTAPSARGGGLGKQLTEAAIEHTLKEYPRSNIRISAQQYLIEFYRSFGFEAVSEPYDEDGIPHIEMLRRAEGDAR, encoded by the coding sequence ATGGTTCGCTGGCAGTGGTCTTCCTACTCTAGCCTTTCGCGGGATGAAATTTACCAAATACTGAAGTTGCGCCAGCAGGTGTTTGTGGTTGAACAAAACTGTGTCTACCTGGACGCCGACGGTCTGGACGATCAGGCCTGGCACCTGATGGCATGGCGTGATTCCGACCGGGGTGCTGAGTTGGTAGCTTATTTACGGGTGTTGTTTCCTGGCGTCAATTACGCCGAGCCATCCCTTGGGCGTGTGGTGACAGCGCCGAGTGCGCGTGGAGGGGGGCTGGGTAAACAGCTGACCGAGGCGGCGATCGAGCATACCCTGAAGGAATACCCCCGAAGCAATATTCGTATTTCAGCGCAGCAGTATCTGATCGAGTTTTATCGCAGTTTCGGCTTCGAGGCCGTTTCGGAACCCTACGATGAAGACGGTATTCCCCATATTGAAATGCTACGACGCGCCGAGGGTGATGCCCGGTAA
- a CDS encoding 4a-hydroxytetrahydrobiopterin dehydratase, which translates to MSTLTEQKCEACRAGAPEVSEAELAQLIKEIPDWNIETRDGVMQLEKVYSFRNFKQAMAFSNQVFELAEAEGHHPGVLTEWGKVTVTWWTHAINGLHKNDLICAAKTDQLSA; encoded by the coding sequence ATGAGTACTCTAACCGAACAAAAATGTGAAGCTTGTCGTGCAGGCGCTCCGGAAGTTAGTGAAGCAGAATTGGCGCAGTTAATAAAAGAGATTCCGGACTGGAATATCGAAACTCGCGATGGCGTTATGCAGCTGGAAAAAGTTTACAGTTTTCGTAATTTCAAACAGGCGATGGCATTTTCCAATCAGGTTTTTGAGTTGGCAGAGGCCGAGGGGCATCATCCGGGCGTGCTGACCGAGTGGGGTAAGGTGACAGTGACCTGGTGGACCCATGCCATCAATGGTTTGCACAAAAACGATCTGATCTGTGCGGCAAAAACCGATCAACTGTCTGCATAA
- the phhA gene encoding phenylalanine 4-monooxygenase translates to MAKGTGYLARQADEQGYIDYPSSEHQIWHKLITHQKKLLPGKACDEYIAGLKLLALPEDQIPQLPSIDAILQPATGWRVAQVAALISFDKFFSLLANKEFPVATFIRSQEELEYLQEPDIFHEIYGHCPLLTNEAFAHFTHQYGQLGAKASKEDRVYLARLYWFTVEFGLLRHKEDLRIYGGGILSSPGETELALQGDKVEHRAFDIVDLMRTPYRIDIMQPIYYVIDGIDQLFEIANMDIMGAVKNAKRLGLFEPTFPPREQQTG, encoded by the coding sequence ATGGCCAAGGGTACAGGATACCTCGCACGACAAGCCGATGAACAAGGCTATATAGACTATCCCTCGTCAGAGCATCAAATCTGGCACAAATTGATCACTCATCAGAAAAAACTGTTACCCGGCAAGGCCTGCGATGAATACATTGCAGGGCTCAAGCTATTGGCTCTGCCCGAGGACCAGATTCCACAATTGCCGAGCATCGACGCCATACTGCAACCGGCCACAGGTTGGCGTGTTGCCCAGGTAGCGGCATTGATCTCTTTCGATAAATTCTTTTCCTTGCTGGCCAATAAAGAGTTCCCGGTGGCAACCTTTATTCGCTCGCAAGAGGAGCTGGAGTATCTGCAGGAGCCGGATATTTTTCACGAAATTTACGGCCATTGTCCGCTGCTAACCAATGAGGCGTTTGCGCATTTTACTCACCAATATGGGCAGTTGGGAGCGAAAGCCAGCAAAGAGGACCGTGTCTATCTGGCTCGATTGTATTGGTTTACCGTCGAGTTTGGTTTGTTGAGACATAAGGAGGACCTGCGTATTTACGGCGGTGGTATTTTGTCGTCGCCCGGTGAAACCGAGCTGGCTCTGCAAGGCGACAAGGTGGAGCATCGCGCATTTGATATTGTTGACCTGATGCGAACTCCCTACCGCATCGATATTATGCAGCCCATCTATTATGTTATTGATGGTATCGACCAGCTCTTTGAGATCGCCAATATGGATATTATGGGAGCCGTTAAAAATGCCAAACGACTGGGACTTTTTGAACCTACCTTTCCGCCCAGGGAACAGCAAACAGGATAA
- the yghU gene encoding glutathione-dependent disulfide-bond oxidoreductase gives MSDHNYTPPKVWTWDQQSGGKFANINRPIAGATHDKPLPQGEHNLQLHSLATPNGVKVTVMLEELLAAGFNEAEYDAWIIDISEGEQFGSGFVEINPNSKIPALYDREADIRLFESGSILFYLAEKFGAFLPTDANSRAQVMNWLFWQMGSAPYLGGGFGHFYAYAPEKFQYPIDRFAMETKRQLDVLDRELAEHEFIAGGEYSIADIAIWSWYGALALGKLYDAGEFLDVTSYQHVQRWAKQINARPAVIRGKLVNRVWGESGQLKERHSAADIDAVLNAPKA, from the coding sequence ATGAGCGATCACAACTACACACCACCCAAGGTCTGGACCTGGGACCAGCAAAGCGGCGGTAAATTTGCCAACATCAACCGACCCATTGCCGGCGCTACCCACGACAAGCCTCTGCCCCAGGGTGAACACAACCTGCAGTTGCATTCCCTTGCCACGCCTAACGGAGTCAAGGTAACGGTGATGCTGGAAGAGCTACTGGCCGCAGGGTTCAACGAAGCCGAGTACGATGCCTGGATCATCGATATCAGCGAGGGCGAACAGTTTGGCAGCGGCTTTGTCGAGATCAACCCCAACAGTAAAATTCCCGCCCTGTACGATCGTGAGGCCGACATTCGCTTGTTCGAGTCCGGCTCTATCCTGTTTTACCTGGCCGAAAAGTTTGGTGCCTTCCTGCCGACCGACGCCAACAGCCGTGCCCAGGTCATGAACTGGTTATTCTGGCAAATGGGCAGTGCGCCCTATCTGGGGGGAGGCTTTGGTCACTTTTACGCCTACGCTCCGGAAAAATTCCAGTATCCCATCGACCGTTTCGCGATGGAAACCAAACGCCAACTGGATGTGCTCGACCGAGAACTCGCCGAGCATGAGTTTATCGCCGGCGGCGAGTACAGCATTGCCGATATCGCGATCTGGTCCTGGTACGGGGCACTGGCGCTGGGCAAGCTCTATGACGCCGGCGAGTTCCTCGATGTCACCAGCTACCAGCATGTTCAGCGCTGGGCCAAGCAGATCAATGCCCGCCCGGCGGTGATTCGTGGCAAACTGGTGAATCGGGTCTGGGGCGAATCCGGTCAGCTCAAGGAGCGGCATAGTGCAGCGGATATCGACGCTGTATTGAACGCCCCAAAAGCCTGA